One part of the Pyruvatibacter sp. genome encodes these proteins:
- a CDS encoding DUF6111 family protein, with amino-acid sequence MLRVVLIQLALFATPFVVWAFYVVVMKRKQLSSGGVFRDAPIAGLVLAGTALVAVALIYMAVFTGDPAGEGTYVPPRFEDGQIIPGRVE; translated from the coding sequence ATGCTGCGCGTTGTGTTGATACAGCTTGCCTTGTTCGCTACGCCGTTTGTGGTGTGGGCGTTTTACGTTGTCGTGATGAAACGCAAACAACTGTCGTCCGGCGGTGTGTTTCGTGATGCGCCAATTGCGGGGCTGGTGTTGGCGGGTACGGCCCTTGTGGCTGTGGCGCTCATCTATATGGCCGTATTTACCGGCGACCCGGCAGGCGAGGGCACGTATGTTCCGCCGCGCTTTGAAGACGGGCAGATTATTCCGGGCCGCGTTGAATAG
- a CDS encoding CoA pyrophosphatase gives MPSSDFRAKLTAGLRASAPVLSETDASLNGDFRLNDRDDIDESKAIKEAAVLVPLIERPDGIHVLLTERAGDLSSHAGQVAFPGGRIDPEDADAVDAALREAEEEVGLDRSFVEVAGFLDPYETGTRFRVVPVVGFVTPGFTLTLNPAEVDEVFEVPLAFLMNPDNHERHSARWQGKKRTFFAMPYDGHYIWGATAGMIVNLYERSFAPASV, from the coding sequence GTGCCGTCTTCAGATTTTCGCGCAAAGCTGACTGCGGGCCTTCGGGCCTCAGCGCCGGTGCTGAGCGAGACAGATGCCAGTCTTAACGGCGATTTCCGGCTCAATGATCGCGATGACATTGATGAGAGCAAGGCCATAAAGGAAGCTGCCGTGCTGGTCCCTCTGATTGAGCGGCCTGACGGCATTCATGTGTTGCTGACCGAGCGCGCGGGCGACCTGTCCAGCCATGCGGGGCAGGTGGCGTTTCCCGGCGGGCGCATTGACCCGGAAGATGCGGATGCAGTGGATGCCGCCTTGCGCGAGGCCGAGGAGGAAGTGGGCCTTGATCGCAGCTTTGTGGAGGTGGCGGGTTTTCTGGACCCCTATGAGACAGGCACGCGGTTTCGCGTGGTGCCGGTTGTAGGGTTTGTGACGCCGGGCTTCACACTGACCCTCAACCCTGCCGAAGTGGACGAGGTGTTTGAAGTGCCGCTGGCGTTTTTGATGAACCCGGACAATCACGAACGGCATTCAGCCCGCTGGCAGGGCAAGAAGCGCACGTTTTTTGCCATGCCCTATGATGGGCATTACATCTGGGGCGCAACGGCGGGCATGATTGTCAATTTGTATGAACGCAGTTTTGCCCCTGCATCTGTATGA
- a CDS encoding CCA tRNA nucleotidyltransferase has product MSAQIPSIEHQIWLREDDTQNVMAALNAGDATARFVGGCVRNALLRMDVHDVDIATSDDPAAATAKLEAAGFKVVPVGIDHGTVMAVGANRSFEVTTLRVDVATDGRHADVAFTGDWQADAERRDFTMNALYADADGTVHDPLGGYDDLKAGRVRFIGDAAARIEEDYLRILRFFRFHAGYGKGDLDAEGLAACAAGRQGLARLSAERVRAELMKLLGADGAMPVLRAMAAAGILSDVLPEAARLDRFERVLDIETTQLFSSDPVLRLGALLADADAAHSVAARLKLSKSDAARIVAMHTDTTKIVCYLSMREVRRALYSMGLELFKDRVMLGWADDGKTTNAFQWRALLAMADSWDRPELPLTGSMIKAAGVPEGPDVGRVRAEVEEWWIDSDFTEDEFSIIERLKAVVQATVY; this is encoded by the coding sequence ATGTCAGCTCAGATTCCCTCTATTGAACATCAGATATGGCTGCGCGAAGACGACACGCAAAATGTGATGGCGGCGCTCAATGCTGGTGACGCGACGGCGCGTTTTGTTGGCGGCTGTGTGCGCAACGCATTGCTGCGGATGGATGTGCACGACGTTGACATTGCCACCAGTGATGACCCGGCTGCCGCAACGGCCAAGCTCGAAGCCGCAGGCTTTAAGGTTGTGCCGGTTGGCATTGACCACGGCACCGTGATGGCCGTGGGCGCAAACCGCTCCTTTGAAGTGACAACGCTGCGGGTGGATGTGGCAACCGATGGCCGCCATGCGGATGTTGCGTTTACCGGCGACTGGCAGGCCGATGCCGAGCGCCGCGACTTCACCATGAACGCGCTGTATGCGGATGCGGATGGCACTGTGCATGATCCGCTGGGCGGCTATGACGACCTCAAGGCGGGGCGGGTGCGGTTTATTGGCGACGCTGCCGCGCGCATTGAAGAAGACTATCTGCGGATTTTGCGTTTCTTCCGGTTTCACGCAGGCTACGGCAAGGGTGATCTGGATGCGGAGGGTCTTGCGGCCTGCGCTGCGGGCCGCCAGGGCCTTGCAAGACTTTCAGCCGAGCGGGTACGTGCTGAACTGATGAAGCTGCTGGGTGCCGACGGCGCAATGCCGGTGCTGCGGGCCATGGCGGCGGCGGGCATTCTGAGCGACGTGCTGCCCGAAGCCGCGCGGCTCGACAGGTTCGAACGCGTTCTCGACATTGAAACGACACAGCTTTTTTCGAGCGACCCGGTGTTGCGCCTTGGTGCCTTGCTGGCGGACGCAGATGCCGCGCACAGCGTTGCAGCGCGCCTGAAATTGTCCAAGTCGGATGCCGCGCGCATCGTCGCCATGCACACCGACACCACAAAAATTGTTTGCTACCTGTCCATGCGCGAGGTGCGCCGGGCGCTCTACAGCATGGGCCTTGAGTTGTTCAAGGACCGGGTAATGCTGGGCTGGGCGGACGATGGCAAGACCACCAACGCCTTCCAGTGGCGCGCGCTGCTGGCAATGGCCGATAGCTGGGACCGTCCTGAACTGCCGCTCACCGGCTCAATGATAAAAGCCGCCGGCGTACCCGAAGGCCCCGACGTGGGCCGGGTGCGCGCCGAGGTGGAGGAATGGTGGATCGACTCCGACTTTACGGAAGATGAGTTTTCCATCATCGAGCGCCTCAAGGCGGTGGTGCAGGCGACGGTGTATTAG